A section of the Oryza sativa Japonica Group chromosome 1, ASM3414082v1 genome encodes:
- the LOC4326952 gene encoding histone-lysine N-methyltransferase, H3 lysine-9 specific SUVH4: MEVMDSVAVMEVSPVPKPPLEAALALRRSVRCLNRTRRPTYVEQEEPKESAGRRRGGKRKREEEKKEPVAQHAMKPVRMGDAASERKPSSEGKPMPAIAAEPVSCAGFARPAAEDDVLGNGKSAKLRVKETLRAFTSHYLHLVQEEQKRAQAVLQEGQKRPSKRPDLKAITKMQESNAVLYPEKIIGELPGVDVGDQFYSRAEMVVLGIHSHWLNGIDYMGMKYQGKEEYANLTFPLATCIVMSGIYEDDLDKADEIIYTGQGGNDLLGNHRQIGSQQLQRGNLALKNSKDNGNPIRVIRGHISKNSYTGKVYTYDGLYKVVDDWVQNGVQGHVVFKYKLKRLEGQPSLTTSEVRFTRAEAPTTISELPGLVCDDISGGQENLPIPATNLVDDPPVPPTGFVYSKSLKIPKGIKIPSYCNGCDCEGDCANNKNCSCAQRNGSDLPYVSHKNIGRLVEPKAIVFECGANCSCNNNCVNRTSQKGLQYRLEVFKTASKGWGVRTWDTILPGAPICEYTGVLRRTEEVDGLLQNNYIFDIDCLQTMKGLDGREKRAGSDMHLPSLHAENDSDPPAPEYCIDAGSIGNFARFINHSCEPNLFVQCVLSSHNDVKLAKVTLFAADTILPLQELSYDYGYVLDSVVGPDGNIVKLPCFCGAPYCRKRLY, encoded by the exons ATGGAGGTGATGGATTCGGTGGCCGTGATGGAGGTCTCGCCGGTGCCGAAGCCGCCACTGGAGGCGGCGCTTGCGCTGCGCCGCAGCGTTCGGTGCTTGAACAGGACGCGCCGTCCCACTTACGTGGAGCAGGAGGAGCCCAAGGAGAGtgctggccggcggcgcggcggcaagAGGAAGCgggaagaggagaagaaggagCCGGTGGCGCAGCACGCCATGAAGCCGGTCAGGATGGGCGATGCAGCCTCGGAGAGGAAGCCCTCCTCGGAGGGGAAGCCGATGCCCGCAATTGCGGCGGAGCCGGTTTCTTGTGCCGGGTTCGCACGACCTGCTGCCGAGGATGATGTCCTTGGCAACGGGAAGAGTGCGAAACTGCGGGTGAAGGAAACCTTGAGGGCATTCACCAGCCATTACCTTCACCTTGTCCAG GAGGAGCAGAAAAGAGCACAAGCGGTGTTACAGGAAGGCCAGAAGCGTCCATCAAAGCGGCCTGACTTGAAAGCCATTACAAAG ATGCAAGAAAGCAATGCCGTGCTTTATCCAGAGAAGATAATAGGGGAACTACCTG GTGTTGATGTTGGGGATCAATTTTATTCTCGTGCCGAGATGGTTGTTTTGGGCATTCATAGTCATTGGCTGAATGGCATTGATTATATGGGAATGAAATATCAGGGAAAG GAGGAGTATGCAAACCTAACTTTCCCACTGGCAACTTGTATTGTCATGTCGGGAATATATGAAGATGATCTTGATAAGGCAGATGAAATTATTTATACTGGTCAAGGAGGAAATGATTTACTCGGTAATCATCGCCAAATTGGCTCTCAACAACTGCAACGTGGAAATTTGGCATTGAAG AACAGTAAGGATAATGGCAATCCCATAAGAGTTATCCGAGGACATATATCAAAGAATAGCTACACTGGGAAGGTCTACACCTATGATGGGCTGTACAAG GTTGTAGATGACTGGGTGCAGAATGGAGTACAAGGGCACGTTGTTTTCAAATATAAATTAAAGCGGCTTGAGGGACAGCCATCACTGACAACTTCTGAG GTCCGATTTACTCGTGCTGAAGCTCCCACCACGATTTCGGAATTACCTGG GTTGGTTTGTGATGACATATCTGGTGGGCAGGAGAATCTTCCTATTCCTGCTACTAATTTGGTTGATGACCCACCTGTTCCTCCAACTG GTTTTGTGTACTCCAAATCTCTAAAAATTCCAAAGGGCATCAAGATTCCATCTTATTGTAATGGCTGTGACTGTGAAGGAGATTGCGCAAACAACAAAAACTGCTCATGCGCGCAGCGCAATGGTTCTGATTTACCTTATGTATCACACAAGAACATTGGCAG GTTGGTGGAGCCCAAAGCTATTGTATTTGAATGTGGTGCTAATTGCAGCTGCAACAACAACTGTGTAAATAGAACATCTCAGAAAGGTCTGCAGTATCGCTTGGAG GTATTTAAGACAGCTTCAAAAGGCTGGGGTGTCAGGACTTGGGATACTATCCTCCCTGGGGCTCCCATCTGTGAGTACACTGGTGTGCTGAGGAGGACTGAAGAAGTAGATGGTTTGCTGCAGAACAATTACATATTTGATATTGATTGTCTTCAAACTATGAAGGGTCTGGATGGAAGAGAG AAAAGGGCTGGCTCTGACATGCATCTGCCGTCTCTTCATGCGGAGAATGATTCAGATCCACCTGCACCAGAGTATTGCATTGATGCTGGCTCTATTGGCAACTTTGCAAGGTTTATAAACCACAGCTGCGAGCCTAACCTTTTTGTCCAGTGTGTCTTGAGCTCCCATAATGATGTTAAGCTGGCAAAGGTGACGCTCTTTGCTGCTGACACTATACTTCCTCTTCAG GAGCTTTCATATGATTATGGCTATGTCTTGGACAGTGTTGTTGGGCCTGATGGAAATATTGTCAAGCTGCCTTGCTTCTGTGGTGCACCGTACTGCCGGAAGCGACTTTATTAG
- the LOC9266458 gene encoding trihelix transcription factor ASR3: protein MSGAANATSPAAGAGTPRSRLPRWTRHETLVLLQARRAMEHRGRRSPQPVRLKWAAVSTYCRRHGVERGPMQCRKRWGNLSWDLKKIVAWEKNLAAVVSGAGDNAVAAGEGEGEAPPPPRLESFWDMRGEQRRARQLPSSFDREVYDALVGGHGAAPPSDFGEDLADGDGVDADELPPPPLMVMPISARKYVPPTASSQQECSDPATVSAKRGGAASDKNSTSQHDGGGGGGLKDSEATYGAGVGGEEGTTTATATATTTSIGRQVIEALERGNRMLGDQLEAQRAAWDAEREQRVALLAAVDKLAGAVCRIADKL from the exons atgtcGGGCGCCGCCAAcgcgacctcgccggcggcgggcgccggcaCGCCGCGGTCGCGGCTGCCGCGGTGGACGCGGCACGAGACGCTGGTGCTGCTCCAGGCGAGGCGCGCCATGGAGCACCGCGGGCGGCGGTCGCCGCAGCCGGTGAGGCTCAAGTGGGCGGCGGTGTCGACCTactgccgccgccacggcgtcgAGCGCGGGCCCATGCAGTGCCGCAAGCGCTGGGGCAACCTCTCCTGGGACCTCAAGAAGATCGTCGCCTGGGAGAagaacctcgccgccgtcgtctccggcgccggtgacaacgctgtcgccgccggcgaaggcgaaggggaggcgccgccgccgccgcggctcgaGTCGTTCTGGGACAtgcgcggcgagcagcggcgcgcGAGGCAGCTGCCGTCGTCGTTCGACCGGGAGGTCTACGACGCGCTCGtcggcggccacggcgccgcgccgccgtcagaCTTCGGCGAGGacctcgccgacggcgacggcgtggacgccgacgagctgccgccgccgccgctcatggTCATGCCCATATCAG CGAGGAAGTACGTGCCACCTACTGCTTCATCTCAACAGGAATGCTCTGATCCAG CTACGGTGAGCGCCAagagaggcggcgcggcgtcaGACAAGAACTCGACGTCGCagcatgacggcggcggcggcggcggcctgaagGACAGCGAGGCGACGTacggcgccggcgtcggaggggaggagggcacgacaacggcgacggcgacggcgacgacgacgagcatcGGGAGGCAGGTGATCGAGGCCCTGGAGAGAGGGAACCGGATGCTGGGCGACCAGCTGGAGGCGCAGCGCGCGGCGTGGGACGCCGAGAGGGAGCAGAGGGtggcgctcctcgccgccgtcgacaagctcgccggcgccgtctgcCGGATCGCCGATAAGCTCTGA
- the LOC4326954 gene encoding uncharacterized protein isoform X2, translating to MENGGEEDDRASRCKRITRESDATKNGAATKLQALRLVEDLSLPSVQVVVMSANMGCSHCRQRVTKVVSKMNGLLDYMVDFGKKEVTVRGTMVHTKKKRKQHKKKHEENKKGIAANWEKKSSSQSNDSARTLAWFLRCYSS from the exons ATGGAGAATGGAGGGGAAGAAGATGACAGAGCAAGCCGATGCAAGAGGATTACCAGAGAATCAGATGCAACCAAGAATGGTGCAGCGACCAAGCTGCAAGCTTTGAGGCTCGTCGAGgacctctccctcccttct GTGCAGGTGGTGGTGATGAGCGCCAACATGGGCTGTTCGCACTGCCGACAGCGGGTCACAAAGGTTGTCTCCAAGATGAACG GGTTGCTAGATTACATGGTGGATTTTGGGAAGAAGGAGGTGACAGTGAGAGGGACGATGGTGCACaccaagaagaagaggaagcaacACAAGAAGAAGCATGAGGAAAACAAGAAGGGAATCGCTGCAAACTGGGAGAAGAAATCGTCTTCTCAGAGCAATGACAGCGCCAGGACGCTGGCCTGGTTTCTACGATGCTACAGTTCATAG
- the LOC4326954 gene encoding uncharacterized protein isoform X1 produces the protein MENGGEEDDRASRCKRITRESDATKNGAATKLQALRLVEDLSLPSVQVVVMSANMGCSHCRQRVTKVVSKMNAGLLDYMVDFGKKEVTVRGTMVHTKKKRKQHKKKHEENKKGIAANWEKKSSSQSNDSARTLAWFLRCYSS, from the exons ATGGAGAATGGAGGGGAAGAAGATGACAGAGCAAGCCGATGCAAGAGGATTACCAGAGAATCAGATGCAACCAAGAATGGTGCAGCGACCAAGCTGCAAGCTTTGAGGCTCGTCGAGgacctctccctcccttct GTGCAGGTGGTGGTGATGAGCGCCAACATGGGCTGTTCGCACTGCCGACAGCGGGTCACAAAGGTTGTCTCCAAGATGAACG CAGGGTTGCTAGATTACATGGTGGATTTTGGGAAGAAGGAGGTGACAGTGAGAGGGACGATGGTGCACaccaagaagaagaggaagcaacACAAGAAGAAGCATGAGGAAAACAAGAAGGGAATCGCTGCAAACTGGGAGAAGAAATCGTCTTCTCAGAGCAATGACAGCGCCAGGACGCTGGCCTGGTTTCTACGATGCTACAGTTCATAG
- the LOC4326955 gene encoding uncharacterized protein, whose amino-acid sequence MGGDAEAAAGREAIAAKMRGEDYAGARTLLLETLQTNPRLDDAFEMLSVLEVLCAAAETRARRPGLGRGRGVDWYRILQVLPRDDAAKIDAQYRSIVRQVEPVRDDLPGAEAALRLVNDAYAVLSDPAKKVRYDSTVANVELWCEDILQTKGICAADRSTHDYPNAELGRLSSLEADCNAVAGISNNVPSYAQQTDRSCLDVGDCSNVASSSKTKRTDSCFLADDGFQLPDENHVDKKQKSVCEKDVHCVSSPHVDLDDRFTDPLDNREDELCSITQYDVHNFENDREIVNFAAGQIWAAYDWEKFPRRYARINKIVADKEHLYVSWFKPSPQSHDENRWFSASLPFVCGIFIADECKISVTCPTMLCHQISSDNWNHHLKVYPQEGEVWAIYSDWDIGWCNDPGMRKKSTFYVVEILNSYLKGSGCTVAQLVKVDGYRSVFQRHVRSGREQLLQVHIHNLLMFSHRIPSFRFTCDVGTVFELEHSAVPENLQYENTSASVAPLYPLQGLHDDSNGFHEVAATHLSNPSTSKMDLGNPQQGMMNYNNKLSPEHFVEGQIWAVYDAPDRMPRLYVRVIRVVSHTAVSVLKLEPHPMLNEEIHWVEDGLPVACGVFRAGSETACKEISEFSHPVECDWSAKRSFYRIFPKKGEIWAMYKNWKIAFSNADIDKCEPRMVEILSDYSDEIGVNVCRLTRVKGCLTFFQRVIVEDFHLTKLISRSEMLSFSHRVPAYVVIEIKDRDIPKGSWHLEPNALPLRNID is encoded by the coding sequence atgggcggcgacgccgaggcggcggcggggagggaggcgaTCGCGGCGAAGATGCGCGGGGAGGACTACGCCGGCGCGAGGACGCTGCTGCTCGAGACGCTCCAGACCAACCCTAGGCTGGACGACGCCTTCGAGATGCTCTCCGTGCTCGAGgtcctctgcgccgccgccgagacgcGGGCGCGCCGCCCCGGCCTCGGCCGCGGGCGCGGCGTGGATTGGTACAGGATCCTCCAGGTCCTCCCCCGCGACGACGCTGCCAAGATCGACGCGCAGTACAGGAGCATCGTGCGCCAGGTGGAGCCGGTCAGGGACGACCTGCCCGGCGCCGAGGCTGCCCTCCGGCTCGTCAACGATGCGTACGCCGTGCTGTCTGATCCGGCGAAGAAGGTGCGGTATGATTCTACGGTGGCAAATGTTGAGCTGTGGTGCGAAGACATTTTACAAACGAAAGGGATTTGCGCTGCTGATAGATCAACTCATGATTATCCGAATGCAGAACTGGGTAGATTAAGCAGCCTTGAGGCAGACTGTAATGCGGTGGCTGGCATCTCAAACAATGTGCCTTCATATGCTCAACAGACTGACAGATCATGTTTGGATGTGGGCGATTGTTCAAATGTTGCTAGCTCTTCCAAAACTAAGAGGACTGATTCATGCTTTCTAGCTGATGATGGTTTTCAGTTACCTGATGAGAACCATGTTGACAAGAAGCAAAAGAGTGTGTGCGAAAAGGATGTGCATTGTGTGTCATCGCCACATGTAGATTTGGATGACAGGTTTACTGATCCATTGGATAACAGAGAAGACGAGCTTTGCTCTATTACACAATATGACGTTCATAACTTTGAGAATGATAGGGAGATAGTGAATTTCGCTGCTGGTCAGATTTGGGCAGCATATGACTGGGAGAAGTTCCCTCGCAGATATGCACGGATTAACAAGATTGTGGCTGACAAAGAGCACTTATATGTTTCATGGTTCAAACCATCCCCACAATCCCATGACGAGAACAGGTGGTTTAGTGCAAGCTTGCCATTTGTTTGTGGAATTTTTATTGCGGATGAATGTAAAATATCGGTAACTTGTCCAACTATGTTATGTCATCAGATATCTTCTGACAATTGGAATCATCATCTTAAAGTTTATCCCCAGGAAGGGGAGGTATGGGCAATCTACAGTGATTGGGACATTGGGTGGTGCAATGACCCTGGGATGCGGAAGAAAAGCACCTTTTATGTTGTAGAAATTCTTAACAGTTATTTAAAAGGCTCAGGCTGCACTGTCGCACAATTGGTAAAGGTAGATGGATATAGAAGCGTTTTCCAGAGGCACGTGAGGAGTGGGAGAGAGCAGTTATTACAAGTCCACATTCATAATCTGCTCATGTTTTCTCACAGGATTCCTTCATTTAGATTTACTTGTGATGTTGGAACGGTGTTTGAGCTTGAACATTCTGCTGTTCCAGAAAACTTGCAATATGAAAATACATCAGCAAGTGTTGCTCCTTTGTACCCTCTTCAAGGTTTACATGATGACTCAAATGGTTTTCATGAAGTTGCTGCCACACACTTATCAAATCCTTCAACCAGCAAAATGGATTTAGGTAACCCCCAACAAGGAATGATGAACTACAATAATAAGTTATCACCTGAGCATTTTGTGGAGGGGCAGATCTGGGCTGTATATGATGCTCCGGATAGAATGCCAAGGTTGTATGTCAGAGTAATCCGTGTGGTATCCCATACTGCAGTTTCTGTGTTGAAGCTGGAACCTCACCCTATGCTCAATGAAGAAATACATTGGGTTGAAGATGGTCTACCAGTTGCTTGTGGGGTGTTTCGAGCTGGTAGTGAGACTGCTTGCAAAGAGATATCAGAATTCTCTCATCCGGTGGAGTGTGACTGGAGCGCAAAGAGGTCTTTCTACCGAATTTTCCCAAAGAAAGGAGAAATATGGGCAATGTACAAAAACTGGAAGATAGCCTTCAGTAATGCTGACATCGACAAATGTGAACCTCGCATGGTTGAGATCCTCTCTGATTACTCAGATGAAATTGGAGTCAATGTATGCAGGCTGACTCGGGTAAAAGGCTGTTTAACCTTTTTCCAGAGAGTAATAGTGGAAGATTTCCATTTGACAAAGTTGATTTCAAGGTCTGAAATGCTAAGCTTTTCCCATCGTGTTCCTGCTTATGTAGTTATTGAAATTAAAGACCGTGATATACCAAAAGGGTCATGGCATCTGGAACCAAATGCCCTTCCTCTCAGgaatatagattaa
- the LOC4326956 gene encoding inactive leucine-rich repeat receptor-like protein kinase CORYNE gives MEMMASKNPTKTLLLLLLLVFFLSLACSQPLHSEPMSTTTTATQPAPPPPPPQSKIPHAEAGGAARLRRIVLGVLFGSLTGFLLSLAFLYAIRVAILHAKYAPAIVRGPVSFTPQISPKNLHSALPSAQPLAHGPNGKYYKLVLDNDVTVAVKRLEASRPEASPSSMPNVSKSDMRRVQRQLELLARVRHQNVMGLKAYVREADRLSLAYDFVPGGSLEDVMKRVRSLQVNLNWDARNRIAIGVAKGLRYLHFECTPRILHCSLKPSNVMLDEDFEPRLADCGVSRLIASGSADPELASSLYSAPECYQSSRYTDKSDVYSFGMILGVLLTGRDPTDHFFSGETGRGGLARWLRHMQQSGDAKDALDSSVLGEEGEEDEMVMAVRVAIICLSDLPADRPSSDELVPMLTQLHSL, from the exons ATGGAGATGATGGCGAGCAAGAACCCTACCaaaaccctcctcctcctgctcctcctcgtcttcttcctctcgctgGCTTGCTCCCAGCCGCTCCACTCGGAGCCCatgtccaccaccaccaccgccacccagcccgcgccaccgcctcccccgccgcaaTCCAAGATTCCCCacgcggaggccggcggcgccgcccgcctccgccgcatcgTGCTCGGCGTCCTCTTCGGCTCCCTCACTggcttcctcctctccctcgccttCCTCTACGCCATCCGCGTCGCCATCCTCCACGCCAAGTACGCCCCGGCAATCGTCAGGGGCCCCGTCTCCTTCACCCCGCAGATTTCCCCCAAGAACCTCCACTCCGCGCTCCCCTCCGCGCAGCCGCTCGCCCATGGCCCCAACGGCAAGTATTACAAGCTGGTTCTTGACAACGatgtcaccgtcgccgtcaagcGGCTCGAGGCTAGCCGCCCTGaggcctcgccgtcgtcgatgcCCAATGTTTCCAAGTCTGACATGAGGAGGGTGCAGAGGCAGCTGGAGTTGCTAGCTCGGGTGAGGCACCAGAATGTGATGGGATTGAAGGCGTATGTCCGGGAAGCCGACCGGCTATCGCTGGCGTACGATTTCGTGCCCGGGGGCAGCCTTGAGGATGTGATGAAGAGGGTGAGGTCTCTGCAGGTGAACCTCAATTGGGATGCAAGGAACAGGATTGCGATTGGAGTGGCCAAGGGATTGAGGTACTTGCATTTTGAGTGCACCCCCCGGATACTGCATTGCAGCCTCAAGCCGTCGAATGTGATGCTAGATGAAGATTTCGAACCGAGATTGGCAGATTGCGGCGTTTCAAGGCTAATTGCATCAGGTTCAGCTGATCCAGAACTGGCCAGCAGCCTTTATTCTGCCCCAGAGTGCTACCAAAGCAGCAG ATACACAGATAAGAGCGATGTCTACAGTTTTGGCATGATCCTTGGCGTGTTGCTAACTGGGAGAGACCCAACAGATCATTTTTTCTCGGGAGAAACCGGGCGCGGTGGATTAGCTAGATGGCTTCGGCACATGCAACAATCTGGTGACGCAAAAGACGCACTGGATAGTAGTGTCttaggagaggaaggggaagaagatgaGATGGTGATGGCTGTTAGGGTTGCTATCATCTGTCTCTCAGATTTACCAGCCGATCGGCCATCCAGTGATGAACTAGTCCCCATGCTCACCCAGCTCCACAGCTTATGA